In one window of Mytilus galloprovincialis chromosome 6, xbMytGall1.hap1.1, whole genome shotgun sequence DNA:
- the LOC143079300 gene encoding small ribosomal subunit protein uS10m-like has translation MYKCLKKICRFSSSRSILKIQRQACCAGNSINLDRKLSIHMFHPRLHDAFICNLQIVQKSHFTTFTQTQAVEEELDDLYRKITVEVKGHDKEVLNSYTKFLVAAATELDIKHNVPQKQPETHFHRRTLNKAVFASKRAKVQYEIRTHYKVFEARKLTGSTASVFIEYIQRNLPEGCAMKLTKYKLHQLPENLTETIHADPRLQNVASESKPIVEGGTQESDVSENLGQTKSISALDTSIEKKAEENVTT, from the exons ATGTACAAGTGTTTAAAAAAGATTTGTAGATTTTCCAGCAGTAGGAGCATTTTAAAG ATTCAAAGGCAAGCATGTTGTGCAGGAAACAGTATAAATTTAGACAGGAAGTTGTCAATTCATATGTTCCATCCAAGACTCCATGATGCTTTTAT aTGTAATTTACAGATAGTCCAGAAAAGTCATTTTACAACCTTTACTCAAACACAG gcAGTGGAGGAAGAACTAGATGATCTGTATAGAAAAATTACagttgaggtcaaaggtcatgataAAGAAGTTTTAAACAGCTACACCAAGTTTCTAGTAGCAGCTGCAACAGAATtagatataaaacataatgtgCC acagAAACAGCCAGAGACCCATTTTCACAGACGCACACTAAATAAAGCAGTGTTTGCAAGCAAGAGAGCAAAAGTGCAGTATGAGATAAGAACACATTACAAAGTTTTTGAG GCGAGGAAGCTGACTGGATCAACAGCTAGTGTTTTCATAGAATATATCCAGAGAAATCTGCCTGAAGGCTGTGCTATGAAGTTAACCAAG TACAAATTACACCAGTTGCCAGAAAATTTGACAGAAACTATTCATGCAGACCCTAGATTACAAAATGTAGCCAGCGAGAGTAAACCAATTGTTGAAGGAGGAACACAGGAATCTGATGTTTCAGAAAATTTAGGACAAACAAAATCTATATCTGCACTAGATACTAGCATTGAAAAGAAAGCTGAAGAAAATGTAACTACGtga